DNA from Evansella sp. LMS18:
CAAGAATTACCATCGTTGTTTTGCAGCATGGCATATTCAGCCGCTGCTTCACTCTGTCTTTCGCTAATTCCAGCGAATCGACTGACATATGAGTAAGTATATTTTGTTCCCCGCAATACGGGCACTCTGTAAAATACACTTCCCCCATCTGCCGCTCGTATGGCCATGTATGGTCAAAAGGAATTGGTTTCATCTAATCATCCTTTATAATTTGCTGTTATGGAAATATTGTAGCATAATGTCCCGCCATATAAATAAAAAATAAGCTGCCGGAAAAACCGGCAGCGTCGTTTTGAAAACAATGTCAGAACATTGGATTATCTTCTATAAACTGATATATATTTGCCAGCAATTCATCATTGGTTTCCCCTTTGACAATCTCACCATTTACAAGTGCGAATTTACTTCTGGCACATTGTCCGCAAAAGCTCAAACATCCGTATTCTATCACATCAAGATTTGGATCTTTTTCCAGCTTTTCCTTTACTTCCTGGGTGCCGCTTGCTAAATTGCTAACACAAAACTCGATAATAGGCTGCATATAAATTCACTCCTGTGTTAGTCAACATACTTTATAATCCTAACGCTTCCGATATTTCTTGTCAATAATCAGGTATTGGCTCCAAAATCTATTTGCTCAAACAATTCTTAAAAATATTGTTATTTCGACATAAAACTGATAATATTTAATATGGTTAAAAGCGTTTACATAATCGATAAGATGGTTATGGAATTAAAAAATGTACGGTTTTCATGACTTTCTGTTCGCACTTACTGCAGGAGGAGGCTGATTTTGTGCGGAAGTTATTAATTTTAGGCGGCGGATACGGGGGACTCCGCGTAATTCAAAAGTTACTGTCTTCAAAGAATATGACAGAGACAGATATCACGCTCATCGAGAAAGAACCTTACCACAGCCTGAAAACGGAATTCTATGCCCTGGCGGCTGGTACAGTAGCTGATACTCATCTTCGAATGTCATTCCCAAATGATGTGCGCCTTGAGCTGAAATTTGAAACAGTAACTGATATTGATCTTGAAAAAAATGCGGTAAACCTTTCTAACGGTGAATCACAGGAATACGATGACCTGGTAATCGCCCTCGGATGTGAGGACAAGTACCATAACGTTCCGGGAGCTCCGGAAAATACGTTAAGCATTCAAAGCATGAGAAAGGCAAGAACAACCTACCATAAACTTCAGAATGTAGGAGCTAACGGAACTGTAGCGATTGTTGGCGGCGGATTAAGCGGTGTGGAACTTGCCAGTGAACTTCGGGAAAGCCGTCCAGACCTGAATATTAAAATGTTCGACCGCGGGCAGAACATCCTCTCCATGTTTCCTGAAAAACTCTATAACTATGTAACTGAATGGCTTGTGGACCATGATATCGAGATAATTAATAAAGCAAATATCACTAAAGTAGAGCCAAATGTACTGTATAACCACGATGAACCAGCGGCAGCGGACGCTATTATCTGGACGGCGGGAATACAGGCAAATGAAGTTGTACGGGATCTTGAAACAGACAAAGATAAAATGGGCAGGGTAAAAATAACCAAGTATTATGAAATACCTGGTTTTAAAAATGCCTATGTGATCGGAGACTGCGCCTCTGTTGACCATGCCCCAAGTGCACAGCTTGCGGAAGCACAGGCAGAACAGCTCGTTTCTATCTTGACGAAGAAGTGGACAGGGGAAGAGCTTCCGGAAGAACTGCCTAAAATAAAGTTAAAAGGTGTACTCGGTTCTCTTGGAAAAAAACATGGGTTTGGGCTCATGGGAGAAAAAGCACTAACAGGACGTGTTCCAAGAGTACTAAAATCCGGAGTACTGTGGATGTATAAACATCATACAGGTTATTAATAATAAAAACCCGTCTGTCATAGAAAAACAGCGGGTTTTTTTGATCTGTAAATTACTGTTACGATCACCGTAGCAGCAAATATCTATAATTGTGCTTCAATTTTTTTGTAAATAGCCGGCAGCTTAGGATTCCCTTCCCCTGCTACTTCCCCATTAATTACGACCAGGGGATAAAAGTATTCGTCATCAAGAATCTTCCTTGAGAAGTCTTTTTCCTCTTCAGATTGTGGGGCTTCAATGTCGCAATAGTTAAATGTGATTTCATGGTCAGGAAACTTGCGGTTCACAGCTGCCTCGAGCCACTCTTTCGTTTCCAGCGCGCTGGGCAGGTGAATACAGCTTGCACACTTTTCCTCTGCTCCGTATACTGTAATAGTAATCGGCTGCATTAATTTTCTCCCCTTTATTTATGAACTCTTTTTATTTCATATTGTATCATACGATGTTATAATGAGTTTACATTATCGACACATTTGCGATAGTTAATTGTAAAAAATCTGTTCTGTTCATGGATTTTTTCCCTCAGGGATATTATAATAAAGGAAAGAAAGGAGTGTTTTTACAATGGCTGCAAACGCAACTATGGAAGAACAAGTACAAGAGGTACTAGATAAATTACGTCCTTTCCTTCTTCGTGACGGAGGAGACGTTGAACTTGTTGATATTGAGGATGGAGTAGTTAAAGTAAGACTTATGGGAGCTTGCGGATCCTGCCCAAGTTCAACTATCACTTTAAAAGCTGGTATTGAGCGCGCACTGCTTGAAGAAGTACCAGGAGTTACTGAACTCGAACAAGTATTTTAATTTATATTAAGAACGCATTCACCTCGGTGAATGCGTTTTTTTCATCCTTTTATCATGTTACTCAGCCACTTCGGTTTCCGGTTTTATTCCGTCTAAAACATCTGCTATATTTTTTCCGGCGAGAAAAGCCATTTTCAGACGTGTTTCCCTGCTTGCGCTTCCAATATGCGGGAGGACAGTGACATTTTTGAACTGTAATAGCGGATGGTCTTTCCCTATTGGCTCCTCTTTAAAAACATCAAGACCAGCCCCGGCAATCAGCTTGTTATCCAGCGCCTCTGCAAGGGCATCTTCATCCACCAGGCCGCCCCTGGAAGCATTAATAAAGAATGCTGAATTTTTCATCTTCCTGAAAGCATCCTCGTTAAACACATTTTTCGTAGACTCGGTTAACGGTGCGAGGGATACCACGTAATCCGACTGTTCCAGCAGTTCTGTAAAGCTTACGTAAGAAGCACCAAGCTCTTCTTCTGCCTGGATATTCCTCGATCTCTTATGATAAAGGATATTCATCCCAAAACCCGCTGCTCGTTTTGCGACTGCGGCACCTATCCTGCCCATGCCGAAAATCCCTATTGTTTTATGATGGATGTCCGCTCCTGCAAGAAGCATAGGACTCCAATTATTCCAGCGATCGTCTTTAATATACTCAGAGGCTTCCACAAGTCTTCTTGCTGAAGCCATTAAGAGCGCAAAAGTGAGATCAGCTGTGGTTTCAGTCAGGACATCCGGGGTGTTGCACACAGTGACGTTTTTCTCACGCGCAAAGGATACGTCAATATTATCGTATCCAACTGCCATGTTTGCGACTACCTTCAGCTTTGGCGATTGTTCAAGCAGTTCTTTGTCAATGCTGTCCGAAAGCATCGTAAGGAGCCCCTCTGCTCTTCCTGCTTCTTCAAGAAGCACGTCTCTGGGCACAGGTTCATCCTCTTTTGGCCACATTTTCACTTCTGCTTTTTCTTTAAGTGTAACAAGTGTTTCTTCCGGTAATTTCCGGGTTACAAAGACATAAGGCCTGGACGACATGAATAAACTCACCCTTCCTGGAAATGATTTCGGCTCTCATCCCAGTATACCTTTTCCTAATACAGAGGAGCAAAATTCACGATTCAGGCCATCGCCGGAGACCCCATTATACAATCCATTCCGGAAGCCCGCTTCTGCGGAGTGAACGATATCTTCTTACAAGCTGCGCCAGCAGCAGCTCATATTCTTTGGACGTGTCAAAAATGTGAAGGGCTTTTTGTTCCATTATAATTTTTTCCTTATCGTTTAATGTCTGGTAATATCTCTCGATTACTTTAAAATAGTGTATCGGAAACATCAGCCTGGCAAACAGGCGTTTTTGATCTGTCCCTGACAGGTTCCGGACTGATTCATATTCATTTAAAAAGGTATTAATCTTTTTCCCCGCATTTTCTCTTGATATTTCGTTATCCAGCCACGTACTCCTGAGGTATTCTGCAATATCTCTTGTGTAGTGGTCATATGTGAAATCAGACGGGACCTTTATCCGTGATTCATTATTTTCATCCAGAGTAAGCCAGCTGTTTTCGCTGAACTGTTCATGGCATATAGTATTGTAGCCAGATGTCTGATAGGACGTCCTTTCTGCAGCTTCTATTTCTCCCATCATTTGAATAGCGTTTTCACTCATCCCCAAATAATATGGAAATGTTAAAAAGAAGTCTTCATCAAACAATGTTTTTTCAGGATCCTGGACTTTAGCCATATACCATTCTTCCAGCTGATCGAGCCTTCTCTCCCAGCGCTGTTTCCATGTTAGTGATGTCTCACGCACAGATGATTTACGGTTCGGGGTATACCCAAACCCTTTATTATGGAATTCTGCCAGCCTCCTGCCAGCACCCTCCGACCTCCTGTATCTGTACTGCCCGTCTGCTGGCTTCTGGACCTGATAAATAAGTGAATCAGCCCCATCAATATACACTGTATATCTGCGGTTATCCGGAGGGAGAAAAATTGCTACATCTGTGTCCCCTTGTGAGATGAGCCATTGTGCCATGGCATTCTTTTCAGGAACTTTTTTTATCATCCTTTCATCTGTGGGACGAATGAG
Protein-coding regions in this window:
- a CDS encoding YuzB family protein gives rise to the protein MQPIIEFCVSNLASGTQEVKEKLEKDPNLDVIEYGCLSFCGQCARSKFALVNGEIVKGETNDELLANIYQFIEDNPMF
- a CDS encoding NAD(P)/FAD-dependent oxidoreductase; the protein is MRKLLILGGGYGGLRVIQKLLSSKNMTETDITLIEKEPYHSLKTEFYALAAGTVADTHLRMSFPNDVRLELKFETVTDIDLEKNAVNLSNGESQEYDDLVIALGCEDKYHNVPGAPENTLSIQSMRKARTTYHKLQNVGANGTVAIVGGGLSGVELASELRESRPDLNIKMFDRGQNILSMFPEKLYNYVTEWLVDHDIEIINKANITKVEPNVLYNHDEPAAADAIIWTAGIQANEVVRDLETDKDKMGRVKITKYYEIPGFKNAYVIGDCASVDHAPSAQLAEAQAEQLVSILTKKWTGEELPEELPKIKLKGVLGSLGKKHGFGLMGEKALTGRVPRVLKSGVLWMYKHHTGY
- a CDS encoding YuzD family protein produces the protein MQPITITVYGAEEKCASCIHLPSALETKEWLEAAVNRKFPDHEITFNYCDIEAPQSEEEKDFSRKILDDEYFYPLVVINGEVAGEGNPKLPAIYKKIEAQL
- a CDS encoding NifU family protein — its product is MAANATMEEQVQEVLDKLRPFLLRDGGDVELVDIEDGVVKVRLMGACGSCPSSTITLKAGIERALLEEVPGVTELEQVF
- a CDS encoding D-glycerate dehydrogenase, with protein sequence MSSRPYVFVTRKLPEETLVTLKEKAEVKMWPKEDEPVPRDVLLEEAGRAEGLLTMLSDSIDKELLEQSPKLKVVANMAVGYDNIDVSFAREKNVTVCNTPDVLTETTADLTFALLMASARRLVEASEYIKDDRWNNWSPMLLAGADIHHKTIGIFGMGRIGAAVAKRAAGFGMNILYHKRSRNIQAEEELGASYVSFTELLEQSDYVVSLAPLTESTKNVFNEDAFRKMKNSAFFINASRGGLVDEDALAEALDNKLIAGAGLDVFKEEPIGKDHPLLQFKNVTVLPHIGSASRETRLKMAFLAGKNIADVLDGIKPETEVAE
- the yutH gene encoding spore coat putative kinase YutH, whose amino-acid sequence is MLERELYEKYRIYPDAIFHIGSDQIVVAEGESYLIRPTDERMIKKVPEKNAMAQWLISQGDTDVAIFLPPDNRRYTVYIDGADSLIYQVQKPADGQYRYRRSEGAGRRLAEFHNKGFGYTPNRKSSVRETSLTWKQRWERRLDQLEEWYMAKVQDPEKTLFDEDFFLTFPYYLGMSENAIQMMGEIEAAERTSYQTSGYNTICHEQFSENSWLTLDENNESRIKVPSDFTYDHYTRDIAEYLRSTWLDNEISRENAGKKINTFLNEYESVRNLSGTDQKRLFARLMFPIHYFKVIERYYQTLNDKEKIIMEQKALHIFDTSKEYELLLAQLVRRYRSLRRSGLPEWIV